Proteins encoded within one genomic window of Amorphoplanes friuliensis DSM 7358:
- a CDS encoding S1 family peptidase: MRIRIVVASLATALTGVLAAPAAANAVEAGPDPIIGGSTVASAPWAAAVFSNGSFTCSGTIISANYVLTARHCISGSMSVRVGSVNRSSGGVTRTVSSTSTQNDLALMRLSSSVSTSYMPLSSAYPPVNSTNSLYGWGQTCYSGCAASTTLKTASVRVTSTNGTDAYGGRAIATTAINGNAWRGDSGGPQVYNGAQVGVASTADGQSRQYYGSVAYNRAWISSVAGV, translated from the coding sequence GTGCGCATCCGCATCGTCGTCGCCTCTCTGGCCACCGCCCTGACCGGCGTCCTGGCCGCCCCCGCCGCCGCGAACGCGGTGGAAGCCGGACCGGACCCCATCATCGGCGGCAGCACCGTCGCGTCGGCGCCCTGGGCCGCCGCGGTGTTCAGCAACGGCAGCTTCACCTGCTCGGGCACGATCATCTCCGCGAACTACGTGCTGACCGCCCGGCACTGCATCAGCGGCTCGATGTCGGTCCGCGTCGGCAGCGTGAACCGCTCCTCCGGCGGTGTGACGCGCACGGTCAGCTCGACCTCGACCCAGAACGACCTCGCCCTGATGCGGCTGAGCAGCTCGGTGTCGACCAGCTACATGCCGCTGTCCAGCGCGTACCCGCCCGTGAACTCGACGAACTCGCTCTACGGCTGGGGCCAGACCTGTTACAGCGGTTGCGCGGCGTCGACCACGCTCAAGACCGCTTCGGTACGCGTCACCTCGACGAACGGCACCGACGCGTACGGCGGCCGGGCGATCGCAACGACGGCGATCAACGGCAACGCGTGGCGCGGCGACTCCGGTGGCCCGCAGGTCTACAACGGCGCCCAGGTGGGTGTCGCGTCGACGGCGGACGGCCAGAGCCGGCAGTACTACGGCAGCGTCGCCTACAACCGGGCCTGGATCAGCTCGGTCGCGGGCGTCTGA
- the purS gene encoding phosphoribosylformylglycinamidine synthase subunit PurS: protein MARVVVDVMLKPEILDPQGQAVANALPRLGVSDISSVRIGRRIEIEFAGEPDLDTAREIADKLLANPVIEDFSIRVDDTAGDAALESA from the coding sequence GTGGCTCGCGTCGTCGTCGACGTCATGCTCAAGCCGGAGATCCTCGATCCGCAGGGCCAGGCAGTCGCCAACGCGCTGCCGCGGCTCGGTGTCAGCGACATCTCCTCCGTACGCATCGGACGCCGGATCGAGATCGAGTTCGCTGGTGAACCCGACCTCGACACCGCTCGTGAGATCGCCGACAAGCTGCTCGCCAACCCGGTCATCGAGGACTTCTCGATCCGGGTCGACGACACTGCCGGTGACGCTGCTCTCGAGAGCGCGTGA
- the purQ gene encoding phosphoribosylformylglycinamidine synthase subunit PurQ: MTMRIGVVTFPGSLDDGDAARAARIAGAESVRLWHGDPDLHGVDAVVLPGGFSYGDALRCGAIARFAPVMESIADAARGGLPVLGICNGFQILCEAHLLPGALTRNQHLHFRNRDQHLRIGTTSTAWTNSFTEGQEILIPVKNGEGCFVADERTLDELEGEGRVVARYTRGNPNGSQRDIAAITNAAGNVVGIMPHPEHAVEALTGPSLDGLGFFTSALRHLAGSAAGGQLTGGAHR, from the coding sequence GTGACCATGCGGATCGGAGTCGTCACCTTCCCGGGTTCGCTCGACGACGGCGACGCGGCCCGCGCCGCGCGGATCGCCGGCGCCGAGTCCGTCCGCCTCTGGCACGGTGACCCGGACCTCCACGGCGTCGACGCCGTGGTCCTGCCCGGTGGCTTTTCGTACGGTGATGCGCTGCGCTGCGGTGCCATCGCCCGATTTGCGCCGGTCATGGAGTCCATCGCTGACGCCGCCCGTGGCGGCCTGCCCGTGCTCGGCATCTGCAACGGCTTCCAGATCCTCTGCGAGGCCCACCTGCTGCCGGGCGCGCTCACCCGCAACCAGCACCTGCACTTCCGCAACCGCGACCAGCACCTGCGCATCGGCACGACGTCGACCGCGTGGACCAACTCGTTCACCGAGGGCCAGGAAATCCTGATCCCGGTCAAGAACGGCGAGGGCTGTTTCGTGGCGGACGAGCGCACCCTCGACGAGCTCGAAGGCGAAGGCCGGGTGGTGGCCCGCTACACGCGCGGCAACCCGAACGGCTCGCAGCGCGACATCGCCGCGATCACCAACGCGGCCGGCAACGTGGTCGGCATCATGCCGCACCCGGAACACGCGGTGGAGGCGCTGACCGGTCCGTCACTCGACGGCCTCGGCTTCTTCACCTCCGCCCTGCGGCACCTGGCCGGGTCGGCCGCGGGCGGGCAGCTCACAGGGGGAGCCCACCGATGA
- the purL gene encoding phosphoribosylformylglycinamidine synthase subunit PurL, with amino-acid sequence MTTQHDTATSGAPAPPGVPNQPPAGAKPSGFAATDVLINQFDGGPDTVERALNTSDELQPHAELGLKDDEYDRIRQILGRRPTASELAMYSIMWSEHCSYKSSKVHLRQFGEKAPKNTRMLAGIGENAGVVQISDELAVTFKVESHNHPSFVEPYQGAATGVGGIVRDILAMGARPVAVMDPLRFGAADHPDTARVLPGVVAGIGGYGNCLGLPNIGGEIVFDPCYQGNPLINALSIGVLPVERLQKKEAAGVGNVVVLLGARTGRDGIGGVSVLASATFDEGAEQRRPSVQVGDPFMEKLLIESCLELYDAGLVVGIQDLGGAGLTCALTETAAAAGTGMRVYLERVPLREASMSPTEILASESQERMLLIVAPEKLDEVLKVADKWGVWATNIGEVTPSETDGQPGRLLISWNDHIVVDVPPGSLADDGPVYARPIREPADLILLQADRAETLPRPSTPDELRETVLRMIASPNLCDKSWVTEQYDRYVLGNTVLAQPEDAGVLRIDERTGLGVALSVDGNGRYARLDPYEGARLALAEAYRNVAVTGADPVAVTDCLNFGSPEDPAVMWQFAEAVRGLADGCQQLGIPVTGGNVSFYNQTGAAAIHPTPVVGVLGIFADVAKRTPMGFPPPPTAEGDLLFLLGDTECELSGSEWAWVTHGHLGGRPPKVDLAHEQNLGRLMAQASEREHIVAAHDLSDGGLAQVLVESCLRRNVGARITLPEQDAATTPFVWLFSESAGRALVAVPRGHDKAFVALAAEHNVACVQIGVTAEEPVLEVHNEFTIGLDELREAFTATMRNLFGSPAEGIIRPAVAAAASEPVASVDEPASDIGASDTGPSITLEISEPAAPEAIPSEPVSSDAASSDAVSSEAASSDVDEPAEKPEAQETGPAAEVADIPAAPAAAEKPENKD; translated from the coding sequence ATGACCACCCAGCACGACACGGCGACCAGCGGCGCTCCGGCGCCACCGGGGGTCCCGAACCAGCCGCCGGCGGGCGCCAAGCCGAGCGGCTTCGCTGCCACGGACGTGCTGATCAACCAGTTCGACGGGGGTCCCGACACCGTCGAGCGGGCGCTCAACACGAGCGACGAGCTGCAGCCGCACGCCGAGCTCGGCCTCAAGGACGACGAGTACGACCGGATCCGCCAGATCCTCGGCCGCCGTCCCACCGCCTCCGAGCTGGCGATGTACTCGATCATGTGGAGCGAGCACTGCTCCTACAAGTCGAGCAAGGTGCACCTGCGCCAGTTCGGTGAGAAGGCCCCGAAGAACACCCGCATGCTCGCCGGCATCGGTGAGAACGCGGGTGTCGTGCAGATCTCCGACGAGCTCGCCGTCACCTTCAAGGTCGAGTCGCACAACCACCCGAGCTTCGTCGAGCCCTACCAGGGTGCGGCGACGGGTGTCGGCGGCATCGTCCGCGACATCCTCGCCATGGGCGCCCGCCCGGTCGCCGTGATGGACCCGCTGCGTTTCGGCGCCGCGGACCACCCCGACACCGCGCGTGTGCTGCCCGGCGTCGTCGCCGGCATCGGTGGTTACGGCAACTGCCTCGGCCTGCCCAACATCGGCGGCGAGATCGTCTTCGACCCGTGTTACCAGGGCAACCCCCTGATCAACGCCCTGAGCATCGGCGTGCTGCCGGTCGAGCGCCTCCAGAAGAAAGAGGCGGCCGGCGTCGGCAACGTTGTTGTCCTGCTCGGTGCGCGTACGGGCCGTGACGGCATCGGCGGCGTCTCCGTGCTCGCCTCGGCGACCTTCGACGAAGGTGCCGAACAGCGCCGCCCGTCGGTGCAGGTCGGCGACCCGTTCATGGAGAAGCTGCTCATCGAGAGCTGCCTCGAGCTGTACGACGCCGGTCTGGTCGTCGGCATCCAGGACCTCGGCGGTGCCGGCCTGACCTGCGCCCTCACCGAGACCGCGGCCGCCGCGGGCACCGGCATGCGGGTCTACCTGGAGCGCGTGCCGCTCCGCGAGGCCTCCATGTCGCCGACCGAGATCCTGGCCAGCGAGTCCCAGGAGCGCATGCTCCTGATCGTCGCGCCCGAGAAGCTCGACGAGGTCCTCAAGGTCGCCGACAAGTGGGGCGTCTGGGCGACCAACATCGGCGAGGTCACCCCCAGCGAGACCGACGGCCAGCCCGGCCGCCTGCTGATCAGCTGGAACGACCACATCGTCGTGGACGTGCCGCCCGGCTCGCTCGCCGACGACGGCCCCGTCTACGCCCGGCCGATAAGGGAACCCGCCGACCTGATCCTGCTGCAGGCCGACCGCGCCGAGACCCTCCCGCGTCCGTCCACGCCGGACGAGCTCCGCGAGACCGTTCTGCGCATGATCGCGTCGCCGAACCTCTGCGACAAGAGCTGGGTCACCGAGCAGTACGACCGCTACGTGCTCGGCAACACCGTGCTCGCCCAGCCCGAGGACGCCGGCGTGCTGCGCATCGACGAGCGCACCGGCCTCGGGGTTGCACTCTCCGTCGACGGCAACGGCCGGTACGCCCGGCTCGACCCGTACGAGGGTGCGCGGCTGGCGCTGGCCGAGGCGTACCGCAACGTCGCTGTCACCGGCGCCGACCCGGTCGCCGTCACCGACTGCCTCAACTTCGGCTCACCCGAGGACCCGGCAGTCATGTGGCAGTTCGCCGAGGCCGTCCGCGGTCTCGCCGACGGCTGCCAGCAGCTCGGCATCCCGGTCACCGGCGGCAACGTCAGCTTCTACAACCAGACGGGCGCCGCCGCGATCCACCCGACCCCCGTGGTCGGTGTGCTCGGCATCTTCGCCGACGTGGCCAAGCGCACCCCGATGGGCTTCCCGCCGCCGCCGACCGCGGAAGGCGACCTGCTCTTCCTGCTCGGCGACACCGAGTGCGAACTGTCCGGCTCCGAATGGGCCTGGGTCACCCACGGCCACCTCGGCGGACGCCCGCCGAAGGTCGACCTGGCACACGAGCAGAACCTCGGCCGCCTGATGGCGCAGGCCTCCGAGCGCGAGCACATCGTCGCAGCGCACGACCTCTCCGACGGCGGTCTCGCCCAGGTCCTGGTCGAGTCCTGCCTCCGGCGCAACGTCGGCGCCCGCATCACGCTCCCCGAGCAGGACGCGGCCACCACCCCGTTCGTCTGGCTGTTCAGCGAGTCGGCCGGCCGCGCCCTCGTCGCCGTCCCACGCGGCCACGACAAGGCGTTCGTGGCGCTCGCCGCCGAGCACAACGTCGCCTGCGTGCAGATCGGCGTCACCGCCGAGGAGCCCGTGCTCGAGGTGCACAACGAGTTCACGATCGGCCTGGACGAGCTGCGCGAGGCCTTCACGGCCACGATGCGCAACCTGTTCGGCAGCCCGGCCGAGGGCATCATCCGCCCGGCCGTCGCGGCTGCTGCGTCTGAGCCCGTCGCCTCGGTGGACGAGCCCGCATCGGACATCGGCGCATCGGATACCGGCCCGTCGATCACGCTGGAGATCAGCGAGCCGGCGGCACCCGAGGCGATCCCGTCCGAGCCCGTTTCATCCGACGCTGCCTCCTCCGACGCTGTTTCGTCCGAGGCTGCTTCGTCCGACGTGGACGAGCCTGCCGAGAAGCCCGAGGCGCAGGAGACCGGTCCGGCCGCCGAGGTGGCCGACATCCCGGCCGCTCCGGCCGCCGCGGAGAAGCCCGAAAACAAGGACTGA
- a CDS encoding carboxypeptidase-like regulatory domain-containing protein, whose amino-acid sequence MTSLSGNVPSGGQTVLKYKVFNKNLNVPGAETGVAIVIQADGMECDKCDFSDDVAPQQTKEFSATLKAGNVAPGETQQVQVSISATIGNSPAGTAGRRVIIRGEDKPETVRQVSGKVKDQDGKAVSGALVGLQDSQGHQFSTNSNGDGGYSFTSSDDKPISVGVMAVGANKEGYKVTSVNVQGKAGKSVNVPLTLTSTTPTSPSASPSPSASPTTEPTDEATDDETAATDESAAAADTTPTSGDDEGSGSLLYIILGGLLVAAGIGAIVLVLMRRKAGDDPDGTDGPDSPLGVPPAGGGGRYAGADETRLAGAPVGGLASDATMIAPRSGAPSMADAPTMIHQAAPALDEFPDPYGAPIPQGGGYNAPGGWGTAGAAAGAAGAYGTATQFGGAPVPPQNGGYADQDDNAYGAYGAPQGGYNDADGYDQAAPYGAPQGGYEAPQQRYDEPTGMYRPEPNGGYPPEAAYPDQGGYGAEPAYGQPGYGQPGYGQGADDYAAPAAQPPVQGGGYQGGAYGAPAEPADQGGGYGAWDGQDDGGAYAPPAGGGTYGGGAAGTYGGAPAQGQPYGGDNYGGAPAGGDNYGAPAAGGGYGGAPAGGYGADQGGYDPRATYGRPEGYDQQGGGRGQQPPPPQGGGYGADQGGYGADQGGYYGADQQQGRHGGQPRQQPPEQARPGQRRPLDYLDD is encoded by the coding sequence GTGACCTCACTGTCAGGCAACGTCCCTTCCGGCGGTCAGACCGTCCTGAAGTACAAGGTCTTCAACAAGAACCTCAACGTCCCGGGCGCCGAGACGGGCGTCGCGATCGTGATCCAGGCCGACGGCATGGAGTGCGACAAGTGCGACTTCTCCGATGACGTCGCTCCTCAGCAGACCAAAGAATTCAGCGCGACGCTGAAGGCCGGCAACGTCGCTCCTGGTGAGACCCAGCAGGTGCAGGTCAGCATCAGCGCGACGATCGGCAATTCCCCCGCGGGCACCGCCGGCCGCAGGGTCATCATCCGCGGCGAGGACAAGCCCGAGACCGTGCGCCAGGTCAGCGGCAAGGTCAAGGACCAGGACGGCAAGGCCGTCTCGGGTGCGCTGGTCGGTCTGCAGGACTCCCAGGGACACCAGTTCTCGACGAACTCCAACGGCGACGGCGGCTACTCGTTCACCTCGTCGGACGACAAGCCCATCTCCGTCGGCGTCATGGCGGTCGGCGCCAACAAAGAGGGCTACAAGGTCACCTCGGTCAACGTGCAGGGCAAGGCCGGCAAGTCGGTCAACGTGCCCCTCACCCTGACCTCGACCACCCCGACATCACCCTCGGCCAGCCCGTCACCCTCGGCCAGCCCGACCACCGAGCCGACCGACGAGGCCACCGACGACGAGACCGCGGCGACCGACGAGTCGGCTGCCGCAGCGGACACGACGCCGACCTCGGGTGACGACGAAGGCTCCGGCTCGCTGCTCTACATCATCCTCGGCGGTCTGCTGGTCGCAGCGGGCATCGGCGCGATCGTGCTGGTCCTGATGCGCCGCAAGGCCGGCGACGACCCGGACGGCACCGACGGCCCCGACTCCCCCCTGGGCGTACCGCCCGCGGGCGGCGGCGGCCGGTACGCCGGTGCGGACGAGACGCGGCTGGCGGGTGCGCCCGTGGGCGGGCTCGCGAGCGACGCCACGATGATCGCCCCGCGGTCGGGTGCACCGTCCATGGCGGACGCACCCACGATGATTCACCAGGCTGCTCCGGCACTCGACGAGTTCCCAGACCCGTACGGCGCGCCGATCCCCCAGGGCGGCGGCTACAACGCGCCCGGTGGCTGGGGCACAGCCGGTGCGGCTGCGGGTGCTGCCGGCGCGTACGGCACGGCCACACAGTTCGGTGGCGCCCCGGTGCCGCCGCAGAACGGTGGATACGCCGACCAGGACGACAACGCGTACGGCGCCTACGGCGCGCCTCAGGGCGGCTACAACGACGCTGACGGATACGACCAGGCAGCTCCGTACGGCGCACCGCAGGGTGGCTACGAAGCCCCGCAGCAGCGGTACGACGAGCCGACCGGCATGTACCGCCCCGAGCCCAACGGCGGCTACCCGCCGGAAGCCGCCTACCCCGACCAGGGTGGTTACGGCGCCGAGCCGGCGTACGGCCAGCCCGGTTACGGCCAGCCCGGTTACGGTCAGGGCGCCGACGACTACGCCGCCCCGGCTGCCCAGCCGCCGGTTCAAGGTGGCGGCTACCAGGGCGGTGCCTACGGCGCTCCCGCGGAGCCCGCCGACCAGGGTGGCGGCTACGGCGCGTGGGACGGCCAGGACGACGGTGGCGCTTACGCTCCCCCGGCCGGCGGCGGCACCTACGGCGGCGGCGCTGCCGGGACCTACGGCGGCGCGCCCGCCCAGGGTCAGCCTTACGGCGGCGACAACTACGGCGGCGCACCGGCAGGCGGCGACAACTACGGCGCTCCGGCCGCCGGCGGCGGTTACGGCGGTGCCCCGGCCGGTGGCTACGGCGCCGACCAGGGCGGTTACGACCCCCGGGCCACGTACGGGCGGCCGGAAGGCTACGACCAGCAGGGTGGCGGCCGCGGCCAGCAGCCCCCGCCGCCGCAGGGTGGCGGCTACGGCGCCGACCAGGGTGGCTACGGTGCTGACCAGGGCGGCTACTACGGCGCCGACCAGCAGCAGGGCCGCCACGGTGGCCAGCCGCGGCAGCAGCCGCCGGAGCAGGCCCGGCCGGGCCAGCGCCGTCCGCTCGACTACCTGGACGACTGA